In the genome of Candidatus Ruthia magnifica str. Cm (Calyptogena magnifica), one region contains:
- a CDS encoding TolC family protein, producing the protein MIKRTMVLLFFGFLLGGVSVQEQSKGEFNLSNLISKAIAYHPSIKSNIFLEDSAKNEITSAKWQYFPIPKFSVSQVDSSNTDRNYNGDSRVSTISLTQPLWAGGSIDAGLAKSRAKLLLAQASTKVVQQDLALRVINAYSKWYDSYLKKKSYSKSQKEYSMLRTRLRRRIKQGLSSSSDLNLVNSRSTQAEASFNSAIIQHKNSLLNLEGLLGTSIDSKDLIRDFSIVKFETNQTKLSRKALLTSPRVKQIKAESLVIEAELDQSHAKLYPDINLKLERQWGSFTTKDAKTENRIFIEFNSSFGAGLSNFSQTRQIKSRYQSLQAKIKDEENKVAQQIKLDWMSSVSLKKQKILLELSLANIEKVRKSYYRQFLAGRKTWQDVMNSIREVSQLESQLASVYGEIILANWRIFVYVEDIGALL; encoded by the coding sequence ATGATTAAAAGAACGATGGTATTATTATTTTTTGGCTTTCTCCTTGGTGGTGTGAGCGTACAAGAGCAATCAAAAGGTGAGTTTAATTTGTCTAATCTAATTAGCAAAGCGATTGCCTATCATCCTTCTATCAAAAGTAATATTTTTTTAGAGGACTCTGCTAAAAATGAAATTACCAGTGCTAAATGGCAATATTTTCCAATCCCTAAGTTTTCAGTAAGTCAAGTTGATAGTTCTAATACAGATCGTAATTATAATGGCGATAGTCGTGTTTCAACCATTAGCTTAACACAGCCACTTTGGGCTGGCGGGTCTATTGATGCAGGCTTGGCAAAATCAAGAGCTAAGCTTTTATTAGCTCAAGCATCAACCAAGGTCGTACAGCAAGATTTGGCTTTAAGAGTAATCAATGCCTACAGTAAATGGTATGACAGTTATTTAAAAAAAAAGTCATATAGTAAGAGTCAAAAAGAATATAGCATGTTGCGTACTCGTCTAAGGCGTCGTATTAAACAAGGCTTGTCTTCTAGTAGTGATTTAAATTTAGTAAATTCACGTTCAACCCAGGCAGAAGCCAGTTTTAATTCGGCCATTATTCAACATAAAAATAGTCTGCTTAATTTGGAAGGACTATTGGGCACTTCTATAGATTCAAAAGATTTGATTAGAGATTTTAGTATTGTTAAGTTTGAAACTAATCAAACTAAATTAAGCAGAAAGGCATTACTAACGAGCCCTAGAGTTAAGCAAATTAAGGCAGAAAGTTTAGTAATTGAAGCTGAATTAGACCAAAGTCATGCCAAGCTCTACCCAGATATTAACCTTAAATTGGAACGTCAATGGGGTAGTTTTACTACCAAAGATGCCAAGACTGAAAATCGTATTTTTATTGAATTTAATAGTAGTTTTGGTGCAGGGTTATCTAATTTTTCACAAACTAGGCAAATTAAAAGTCGCTATCAGTCTCTACAAGCAAAAATTAAAGACGAGGAAAATAAAGTTGCGCAGCAAATTAAGTTAGATTGGATGTCTTCTGTCTCTTTGAAAAAACAAAAAATATTGCTTGAGTTATCACTAGCCAATATAGAAAAAGTACGAAAGTCCTATTATCGACAATTTTTAGCAGGTAGAAAAACATGGCAGGATGTTATGAACTCCATTCGTGAGGTCTCTCAATTAGAGTCTCAATTGGCTAGTGTTTACGGCGAGATAATACTAGCGAATTGGCGTATTTTTGTCTATGTTGAAGATATTGGGGCGTTGTTGTAA
- a CDS encoding ATP-binding cassette domain-containing protein gives MEQSLLFSLQRLSKLQRSRFNALELQQIIEDECNSSIEKLVMLHNVCHALLIPNPKALKSINDPSLLPLLIFDEFQQWGILKSFNAKGEWVAEWFSKEKNSWLEVILYDLSKYNIFAIKMKKKFDIGNGRIFKIVKTELITHKKWLIDASLAGVLINIVAVVSAFYSMQIYDRVVPTGAQQTLLVLTIGVLAITVLDFIAKLVRAGLYEKLIDNIDRRLSRDIYKRFLALRMDQLPKSVGSLASQMRGYESVRSFLSTITTYLVVDVPFVLFYVLLIATIGGYLALLPMIFFVIATLTGLYFHKKIETLADNINESVNLRVGLLVESVEGAETIKSGQGGWRMLSNWMNVTDEGRSYDLEMKRMTDQSQYMVAFFQQSSFVLMVASGALLIGGGDLTMGGLIACSILSGRILAPVAQIPSHLVQWANTKSAIRSLDMILDLKCDHDGIDSPIVFENLRGEFYIEAKTQINYGEKVALALPEMRINPGEKIGVLGPIGSGKTSLLRLLSGMYKPNVGRILLDDIDLAHISKPILAEKIGFLQQEGRLFKGTLRENLILGLVDPDDDKILKVSKLTGLLDSVISTTEKGLEQEIFEGGLGLSGGQKQLLNLTRVVLRAPKIWLLDEPTASVDRNLEVLLINMFKKIIKVEDTLVLVTHKIEMIELVDRLIVVNKNQIVMDGPKADVIAQLSGKT, from the coding sequence ATGGAGCAAAGTTTATTATTCAGTTTGCAGCGTTTATCGAAGTTGCAAAGGTCTCGTTTTAATGCATTAGAATTACAACAGATTATTGAGGATGAATGTAATAGTTCAATTGAAAAATTGGTAATGTTGCATAATGTATGCCATGCATTATTAATTCCTAATCCTAAAGCATTAAAATCTATTAATGACCCCTCTTTATTGCCTTTATTGATTTTTGATGAATTTCAACAATGGGGTATTCTTAAAAGTTTTAATGCTAAAGGAGAATGGGTAGCAGAATGGTTCTCTAAAGAGAAAAATTCCTGGTTAGAGGTAATACTTTATGATTTGAGTAAGTATAATATTTTTGCCATAAAAATGAAAAAAAAGTTCGATATAGGTAATGGTCGAATTTTTAAAATAGTTAAAACCGAATTAATTACTCATAAAAAATGGTTGATTGATGCTTCTTTAGCAGGAGTGTTGATTAATATTGTGGCTGTGGTTAGCGCTTTTTATTCTATGCAGATTTATGACCGTGTTGTGCCAACAGGTGCTCAACAAACTTTATTGGTGCTGACAATAGGCGTATTAGCAATAACGGTGTTAGATTTTATTGCTAAGTTAGTGCGTGCAGGGTTGTACGAAAAGTTAATTGACAATATAGATAGACGTTTATCTAGAGATATATACAAACGGTTTTTGGCATTACGCATGGATCAATTGCCAAAAAGTGTGGGTAGTTTGGCTTCGCAAATGCGAGGTTATGAGTCAGTACGTAGTTTTTTATCTACTATTACGACTTATCTGGTGGTTGACGTTCCATTTGTGCTGTTCTATGTTTTATTAATCGCTACTATTGGTGGTTATTTAGCTTTGCTGCCTATGATATTTTTTGTTATAGCAACTTTAACAGGATTATATTTTCATAAGAAAATAGAAACATTAGCAGATAATATTAATGAATCTGTTAATCTTAGAGTGGGTTTATTAGTGGAGTCAGTTGAAGGTGCTGAAACGATTAAATCTGGTCAAGGTGGTTGGCGCATGCTTTCTAATTGGATGAACGTCACTGACGAAGGTCGTAGTTATGATTTAGAGATGAAGCGAATGACTGACCAGTCTCAGTATATGGTGGCATTTTTTCAACAATCTTCGTTTGTGTTGATGGTAGCGTCAGGTGCATTATTGATTGGTGGTGGTGATTTGACCATGGGTGGATTAATTGCTTGTTCTATTTTATCAGGTCGAATTTTGGCGCCTGTTGCACAAATTCCATCTCACCTAGTTCAATGGGCAAACACTAAGTCAGCAATTAGATCACTAGATATGATTTTGGATTTAAAATGTGACCATGATGGTATAGACTCGCCTATTGTGTTTGAAAATCTACGTGGTGAATTCTATATTGAAGCGAAAACACAAATAAATTATGGCGAAAAGGTGGCTTTAGCCTTGCCAGAAATGAGAATCAACCCGGGTGAAAAAATTGGTGTTTTAGGACCTATTGGCTCTGGAAAAACATCATTATTACGCCTATTAAGTGGTATGTACAAGCCTAATGTTGGTCGAATTTTGTTAGACGACATTGATTTGGCCCATATTTCAAAACCTATTTTAGCTGAAAAAATTGGTTTTTTACAACAAGAAGGGCGACTATTCAAAGGCACACTTAGAGAAAATTTAATTTTAGGTCTGGTCGATCCAGATGATGATAAAATTTTGAAGGTATCTAAATTAACAGGCTTATTAGATAGTGTTATCTCTACTACTGAAAAAGGGCTAGAGCAAGAAATATTTGAAGGTGGATTAGGCTTGTCTGGTGGACAAAAGCAATTACTTAATTTAACTAGGGTAGTTTTGCGAGCGCCAAAAATATGGTTATTAGATGAGCCAACTGCATCTGTTGATCGTAACTTAGAAGTATTGTTAATCAACATGTTTAAAAAAATAATAAAGGTAGAAGATACGTTGGTATTGGTAACGCATAAAATTGAAATGATAGAATTAGTTGACCGTTTAATTGTTGTTAATAAAAATCAAATAGTGATGGATGGACCAAAGGCTGATGTAATTGCTCAACTTTCTGGCAAAACATAA
- a CDS encoding HlyD family efflux transporter periplasmic adaptor subunit yields the protein MNLEKILLKIERSFSIVYVLLGGFIAFILWASLFDIDETVRCQGKVVANGSSQIIQVADGGVLSKLLVSEGEHVQQRQLLATLEKDRAQASYYEIRSQVAYLKSALARANAEILEKPIVFDELTKNYPDFMNAQKALYVQKKRSLNQEVSMLEEGLAMNIEEWEITQSLEKTGDVSQLEVLRAKQKVLYFKRKVVDTKNKYYEKTSSEIEKLEGELAKNLYKLKKQKSVLEYTNIYSPVSGIVKELKVTTVGGVLRAGEQLMEISPSQGGVILEAKINPVDIGRLKLGMPVMIKLDAFDYTIFGGLKGTLNYISSDTLLDKDPSGRQITFYQVNVKIEGPEYEDNVKSKVINVKLGMSGTIDVKVGKRSLFTYLIKPISRGFSGALNEK from the coding sequence ATGAATTTAGAGAAAATTTTATTAAAAATTGAGCGTTCATTTTCGATTGTTTATGTTTTATTAGGTGGCTTCATTGCTTTTATATTGTGGGCATCACTATTTGATATTGATGAAACAGTTCGTTGTCAAGGCAAGGTGGTTGCTAACGGTAGTAGCCAAATTATTCAAGTAGCTGATGGTGGTGTTTTATCTAAATTATTGGTTAGTGAAGGTGAGCATGTTCAGCAGAGGCAACTTCTAGCAACACTTGAAAAAGATCGTGCACAAGCGAGTTATTATGAGATAAGATCTCAAGTAGCATATTTGAAGTCAGCATTAGCAAGAGCCAATGCAGAAATTTTAGAAAAGCCTATTGTATTTGATGAATTAACCAAAAATTATCCTGATTTTATGAATGCACAAAAAGCTTTATATGTTCAAAAGAAGCGCTCTTTAAATCAAGAGGTATCCATGTTGGAGGAAGGTCTTGCAATGAATATTGAGGAATGGGAAATTACTCAAAGTTTGGAAAAAACAGGTGATGTTAGTCAATTAGAGGTTCTAAGAGCTAAACAGAAAGTATTATACTTTAAGCGTAAAGTGGTGGATACTAAAAATAAATATTACGAAAAAACTAGTTCTGAAATTGAAAAGTTGGAAGGTGAGTTGGCTAAGAATCTATATAAACTTAAAAAACAAAAAAGTGTTTTAGAATATACTAATATTTATTCACCTGTGTCAGGTATTGTTAAAGAGCTAAAAGTAACCACTGTTGGTGGTGTTTTACGTGCTGGAGAGCAATTGATGGAAATATCTCCTTCTCAAGGGGGTGTTATTTTAGAGGCAAAAATTAATCCTGTTGATATTGGTAGATTAAAATTGGGCATGCCAGTGATGATTAAACTTGATGCATTTGATTATACTATTTTCGGTGGTTTAAAAGGTACACTAAATTACATCAGTTCGGACACTTTATTGGATAAAGACCCTTCGGGAAGACAAATAACTTTTTATCAAGTAAATGTCAAAATTGAAGGTCCAGAGTATGAAGATAATGTCAAATCCAAGGTGATTAATGTCAAATTAGGCATGTCAGGTACGATTGATGTTAAAGTCGGAAAGCGTTCTTTATTCACCTATTTAATCAAGCCAATTAGTCGTGGTTTTAGTGGCGCTCTTAACGAGAAGTAA
- the bioC gene encoding malonyl-ACP O-methyltransferase BioC, whose protein sequence is MSQVRFAFNKASNNYNDYAFLQKEIAVRLDQKLNIISSKADIILDLGAGTGLLSQQLTKRFSNSKIICLDFAQQSLKYNPSSSKICANANYLPLPDNSVDMITSNLMMQWCQNLNILFSECFRVLKNNGLILFSTFGPDTLKELKKSWSIVDDKTHVNTFIDMHNIGDQMLQNGFQNPVMEMETLTLTYQTVIDLLRDLKAIGAQTVAKRSKSLTGKDKFQLMIRMYESYKNNGKLPATYEVIYGHAWKKTTGVNNITLESQ, encoded by the coding sequence ATGTCTCAGGTAAGATTTGCCTTTAATAAAGCTTCAAATAATTATAATGATTATGCATTTTTACAAAAAGAAATTGCTGTTAGATTGGATCAAAAACTTAATATTATTTCATCCAAAGCTGATATCATTCTTGATCTTGGTGCAGGCACCGGTTTACTTAGTCAACAACTAACTAAGCGCTTTTCAAACTCAAAAATTATTTGTCTAGATTTTGCCCAACAGTCCTTAAAATATAACCCATCTAGTAGCAAAATTTGTGCCAATGCTAATTATTTACCACTACCGGACAATAGCGTTGATATGATTACTTCTAACTTGATGATGCAGTGGTGTCAAAATCTTAACATTTTGTTTTCAGAATGTTTCCGTGTGCTTAAAAATAATGGATTAATTTTGTTCTCTACCTTTGGCCCAGATACGCTAAAAGAATTAAAAAAAAGTTGGTCAATTGTGGATGATAAAACACATGTCAACACTTTTATTGATATGCATAATATTGGCGATCAAATGCTACAAAACGGGTTTCAAAATCCTGTAATGGAAATGGAAACCTTAACACTTACTTATCAAACAGTTATTGATTTATTGCGCGATCTTAAAGCCATTGGCGCTCAAACAGTTGCTAAACGCTCAAAGTCCCTAACTGGTAAAGACAAATTCCAACTGATGATTAGAATGTATGAATCTTACAAAAATAATGGGAAATTACCAGCCACTTACGAAGTTATTTATGGACACGCATGGAAAAAAACGACTGGTGTTAATAATATCACACTTGAAAGTCAATAA